From Nicotiana tabacum cultivar K326 chromosome 15, ASM71507v2, whole genome shotgun sequence, the proteins below share one genomic window:
- the LOC107802076 gene encoding biotin carboxyl carrier protein of acetyl-CoA carboxylase 2, chloroplastic-like, whose product MASFTVQCPKISAILNASLQSNTTHNQPQASVSFRSDLRSTSTLFPRLQGSTRLQSEAFKVCAQLNEVVILEKSTNSKLVSEKNEEEVPKPEHTTADASSIQEFMSQAAHLVKLVDSRDIVELQLKQNDCEIVIRKKEAMHQPHIVAAPVVMAPPSFSQAPQLPPASAPAPAAAAPASSAPALSKPKSSHPPLKCPMAGTFYRSPAPGAPPFVKVGDKVQKGQVICIIEAMKLMNEIEADQSGTVVEVVAEDGKPVSVDTPLFIIEL is encoded by the exons ATGGCTTCTTTCACTGTTCAATGTCCCAAGATTTCTGCTATATTGAATGCTTCGTTACAGTCCAACACCACCCACAATCAGCCACAAGCTTCTGTTTCCTTTCGATCTGATTTGAGATCCACCTCTACATTGTTCCCTCGACTCCag GGGTCTACTCGACTCCAATCTGAGGCGTTTAAGGTGTGTGCCCAGCTTAATGAG GTTGTTATCCTCGAGAAGTCTACCAATTCCAAACTAGTTTCTGAGAAAAATGAAGAGGAAGTTCCAAAACCTGAGCACACAACTGCAGATGCTTCATCCATTCAAGAATTCATGTCTCAAGCTGCCCATCTCGTTAA GCTTGTGGATTCGAGGGACATCGTGGAGCTGCAGCTAAAGCAAAATGACTGTGAAATAGTCATAAGGAAGAAGGAAGCAATGCACCAACCACACATTGTGGCGGCTCCTGTTGTTATGGCGCCTCCTTCTTTTTCACAGGCACCACAATTGCCTCCGGCGAGTGCCCCTGCCCCTGCCGCTGCAGCTCCAGCATCTTCCGCACCTGCACTTTCAAAGCCTaagtcatcacatcctccactcAAATGTCCCATGGCTGGGACGTTTTATCGTTCTCCAGCCCCAGGGGCCCCACCTTTTGTTAAG GTAGGAGACAAGGTCCAGAAAGGACAAGTAATTTGCATCATTGAGGCTATGAAATTGATGAATGAGATCGAG GCTGATCAATCTGGAACTGTAGTGGAGGTAGTAGCAGAGGATGGTAAGCCTGTTAGTGTGGACACG CCATTGTTCATCATTGAACTATGA
- the LOC142169926 gene encoding NAC domain-containing protein 101-like: MATEHNDLITEFPPGYRFVPTDEELVKYYLENKVHYQPFPALFIEDIHAKEFYNESPEALVENMCGEGEWFFFIHQDEYFRGKIEKFQIVGNEIGFWQCLGKEFPIYNSEGDVVGFKINLKYCSRSAKTNTWIMEKYRLNFECASTDDEEIEEWVLGRIIRGQKKDYTNYY, from the exons ATGGCAACTGAACATAATGATCTGATCACAGAATTTCCCCCTGGCTACAGATTTGTGCCTACTGATGAGGAATTGGTTAAATATTACCTTGAAAATAAGGTCCATTATCAACCTTTTCCAGCTCTATTCATTGAAGACATCCATGCTAAGGAATTTTACAACGAATCTCCTGAAGCTCTTG tGGAAAACATGTGCGGCGAAGGAGAATGgttcttcttcatccatcaagatGAGTATTTTcgaggaaaaattgaaaaatttcaGATTGTTGGAAATGAAATAGGTTTTTGGCAGTGCTTGGGAAAAGAATTTCCAATTTATAATTCAGAAGGAGATGTGGTGGGCTTCAAGATTAATTTGAAGTACTGTTCCAGATCAGCTAAAACAAATACTTGGATAATGGAAAAGTACCGTCTAAATTTTGAATGTGCCAGTACTGATGACGAAGAG ATAGAAGAATGGGTTCTTGGAAGAATCATAAGAGGGCAAAAGAAAGATTACACCAACTATTACTAG